From a region of the Agrobacterium tumefaciens genome:
- the rplN gene encoding 50S ribosomal protein L14, which produces MIQMQTNLDVADNSGARRVMCIKVLGGSKRKYASVGDIIVVSIKEAIPRGRVKKGDVMKAVVVRTAKDIRRADGSVIRFDNNAAVLIDNKKEPIGTRIFGPVPRELRAKNHMKIISLAPEVL; this is translated from the coding sequence ATGATTCAGATGCAAACAAACCTCGACGTGGCGGATAATTCCGGCGCACGTCGTGTCATGTGCATCAAGGTGCTGGGCGGCTCGAAGCGCAAGTATGCTTCTGTTGGCGACATCATTGTCGTTTCCATCAAGGAAGCTATTCCGCGCGGCCGCGTCAAGAAGGGCGACGTGATGAAGGCGGTTGTAGTTCGTACCGCCAAGGACATCCGCCGCGCTGACGGCAGCGTCATCCGTTTCGATAACAACGCAGCAGTTCTTATCGATAACAAGAAAGAGCCGATCGGCACGCGTATCTTCGGACCGGTTCCGCGCGAACTCCGCGCTAAGAACCACATGAAGATCATCTCGCTGGCTCCGGAAGTACTGTAA
- the rpsQ gene encoding 30S ribosomal protein S17 — MPKRILQGVVVSDKNEKTVVVRVERRFAHPLLQKTVRRSKKYKAHDENNQYKVGDVVSIEECAPISKDKRWTVVSAHA; from the coding sequence ATGCCCAAACGCATCCTGCAAGGCGTCGTCGTTTCCGACAAGAACGAGAAGACCGTAGTGGTCCGGGTTGAGCGTCGTTTCGCTCACCCGCTGCTCCAGAAAACCGTTCGCCGTTCGAAGAAGTACAAGGCGCACGACGAAAACAACCAGTACAAGGTCGGCGATGTCGTTTCCATCGAGGAATGCGCACCGATCTCCAAGGACAAGCGCTGGACGGTTGTATCTGCCCACGCTTAA
- the rplV gene encoding 50S ribosomal protein L22, whose protein sequence is MAKAKTERRLKDNEAQAVARTLRVSPQKLNLVAALIRGKKVDRALAELEFSRKRIAGTVKKTLESAIANAENNHDLDVDALVVAEAYVGKSITMKRFHARGRGRASRIEKPFSHLTIVVREVEEKGEAA, encoded by the coding sequence ATGGCGAAGGCTAAGACCGAACGCCGGCTGAAGGACAACGAGGCTCAGGCCGTTGCCCGTACGCTTCGCGTCAGCCCCCAGAAACTGAACCTGGTTGCCGCTCTTATCCGTGGCAAGAAGGTTGATCGCGCTCTCGCTGAGCTCGAATTCTCCCGCAAGCGCATTGCAGGCACCGTCAAGAAGACGCTCGAATCTGCAATTGCCAATGCGGAAAACAACCATGATCTCGACGTCGACGCTCTCGTCGTCGCCGAGGCTTATGTTGGCAAGTCCATCACCATGAAGCGTTTCCACGCTCGTGGCCGTGGTCGTGCATCCCGCATTGAAAAGCCGTTCTCTCACCTCACGATCGTTGTTCGTGAAGTCGAGGAAAAAGGGGAGGCCGCATAA
- the rplB gene encoding 50S ribosomal protein L2 codes for MALKSFNPTTPSQRQLVIVDRASLYKGKPVKALTEGLSSKGGRNNQGRITVRFQGGGHKRTYRLVDFKRRKFDVEGTVERLEYDPNRTAFIALVTYADGEQAYILAPQRLAAGDKVIASDKAVDVKPGNAMPLQYIPVGSIIHNVEMKPGKGGQIARSAGTYVQLVGRDAGMAILRLNSGEQRLVHGSCLASIGAVSNADHGNINDGKAGRSRWRGKRPHVRGVVMNPVDHPHGGGEGRTSGGRHPVTPWGKPTKGKRTRSNKSTDKFIMRSRHQRKK; via the coding sequence ATGGCATTGAAAAGTTTCAATCCGACCACGCCAAGCCAGCGCCAGCTGGTTATCGTGGACCGCGCTTCGCTCTACAAGGGCAAGCCGGTAAAGGCTCTTACCGAGGGCCTCAGCTCCAAGGGTGGCCGTAACAACCAGGGCCGGATCACCGTCCGGTTCCAAGGTGGCGGTCACAAGCGGACCTACCGTCTGGTAGACTTCAAGCGTCGTAAGTTCGACGTTGAAGGCACCGTTGAACGTCTGGAATACGACCCTAACCGCACCGCGTTCATCGCGCTGGTTACGTACGCAGACGGCGAACAGGCTTACATTCTCGCGCCACAGCGTCTTGCTGCTGGTGACAAGGTAATCGCCTCCGACAAGGCAGTGGACGTGAAGCCAGGCAACGCCATGCCGCTTCAGTACATCCCGGTCGGTTCGATCATCCACAACGTCGAGATGAAGCCAGGCAAGGGCGGTCAGATCGCTCGCTCCGCCGGCACGTACGTTCAGCTCGTTGGTCGCGACGCCGGTATGGCGATCCTGCGTCTCAACTCTGGCGAACAGCGTCTGGTGCACGGCTCCTGCCTCGCATCGATCGGTGCTGTTTCGAACGCCGATCACGGCAACATCAACGACGGCAAGGCCGGTCGTTCTCGTTGGCGCGGCAAGCGTCCGCATGTTCGCGGCGTCGTCATGAACCCGGTCGACCACCCGCACGGTGGTGGTGAAGGTCGCACGTCGGGTGGTCGTCACCCGGTGACTCCGTGGGGTAAGCCCACGAAGGGCAAGCGCACCCGTTCGAACAAGTCGACCGACAAGTTCATCATGCGCTCGCGCCATCAGCGTAAGAAGTAA
- the tuf gene encoding elongation factor Tu yields the protein MAKSKFERNKPHVNIGTIGHVDHGKTSLTAAITKFFGEFKAYDQIDAAPEEKARGITISTAHVEYETANRHYAHVDCPGHADYVKNMITGAAQMDGAILVCSAADGPMPQTREHILLARQVGVPAIVVFLNKVDQVDDAELLELVELEVRELLSSYDFPGDDIPIVKGSALAALEDSNKEIGENAIRKLMEEVDAYIPTPERPIDQPFLMPIEDVFSISGRGTVVTGRVERGIVKVGEEVEIVGIRATSKTTVTGVEMFRKLLDQGQAGDNIGALVRGVQRDGVERGQILCKPGSVKPHKKFMAEAYILTKEEGGRHTPFFTNYRPQFYFRTTDVTGIVSLPEGTEMVMPGDNVTVEVELIVPIAMEEKLRFAIREGGRTVGAGIVASIIE from the coding sequence ATGGCAAAGAGCAAGTTTGAGCGCAATAAGCCGCACGTCAACATTGGCACGATCGGTCACGTTGACCATGGCAAGACGTCGCTGACGGCAGCAATCACGAAGTTCTTCGGCGAGTTCAAGGCGTACGACCAGATCGACGCAGCTCCTGAAGAAAAGGCTCGTGGTATCACGATTTCGACGGCGCACGTTGAGTACGAGACGGCTAACCGTCACTACGCCCACGTTGACTGCCCCGGCCACGCCGACTACGTGAAGAACATGATCACCGGTGCTGCCCAGATGGACGGCGCGATCCTGGTTTGCTCGGCTGCTGACGGCCCGATGCCGCAGACCCGCGAGCACATCCTGCTTGCTCGTCAGGTTGGCGTTCCGGCGATCGTTGTGTTCCTCAACAAGGTTGACCAGGTTGACGACGCAGAACTTCTCGAGCTCGTCGAGCTTGAAGTTCGCGAACTGCTGTCGTCCTACGACTTCCCGGGCGACGACATTCCGATCGTCAAGGGTTCTGCACTTGCAGCTCTCGAAGATTCCAACAAGGAAATCGGCGAGAACGCAATCCGCAAGCTGATGGAAGAAGTTGACGCGTACATCCCGACGCCTGAGCGTCCGATCGACCAGCCGTTCCTGATGCCGATCGAAGACGTGTTCTCGATCTCTGGTCGTGGTACGGTTGTTACGGGCCGCGTTGAGCGTGGTATCGTCAAGGTCGGTGAAGAAGTTGAGATCGTCGGCATCCGCGCGACGTCGAAGACGACTGTTACCGGCGTTGAAATGTTCCGCAAGCTGCTCGATCAGGGCCAGGCTGGCGACAACATCGGTGCACTGGTTCGCGGCGTACAGCGTGATGGCGTTGAGCGTGGTCAGATCCTGTGCAAGCCAGGCTCTGTCAAGCCGCACAAGAAGTTCATGGCTGAAGCCTACATCCTGACGAAGGAAGAAGGCGGCCGTCATACGCCGTTCTTCACGAACTACCGTCCGCAGTTCTACTTCCGTACGACTGACGTTACCGGTATCGTTTCGCTTCCAGAAGGCACGGAAATGGTTATGCCTGGCGACAACGTCACGGTTGAAGTTGAGCTGATCGTTCCGATCGCGATGGAAGAAAAGCTGCGCTTCGCTATCCGCGAAGGCGGCCGTACCGTCGGCGCCGGCATCGTTGCCTCGATCATCGAGTAA
- the rpsJ gene encoding 30S ribosomal protein S10 gives MNGQNIRIRLKAFDHRILDASTREIVSTAKRTGASVRGPVPLPTRIEKFTVNRSPHVDKKSREQFEMRTHKRLLDIVDPTPQTVDALMKLDLAAGVDVEIKL, from the coding sequence ATGAACGGCCAGAATATCCGTATCCGCCTCAAGGCGTTCGATCACCGGATCCTCGATGCCTCTACCCGTGAAATCGTGTCGACCGCAAAGCGCACCGGCGCCAGCGTTCGCGGCCCGGTTCCGCTCCCAACCCGCATCGAAAAGTTTACCGTCAACCGCTCTCCTCACGTTGATAAGAAGAGCCGTGAACAGTTCGAAATGCGGACGCACAAGCGTCTTCTCGATATCGTTGACCCCACCCCGCAGACTGTTGATGCTTTGATGAAGCTCGACCTCGCTGCTGGCGTTGACGTGGAAATCAAGCTCTAA
- a CDS encoding 50S ribosomal protein L23, producing MTDLRHYDVIVSPSITEKSTLVSEQNQVVFNVAKDASKPEIKAAVEALFGVKVTAVNTLIRKGKTRRFRGFAGKLKDVKKAVVTLAEGQSIDVSTGL from the coding sequence ATGACGGATCTTCGCCACTACGATGTGATCGTATCTCCTTCGATCACGGAAAAGTCGACGCTGGTATCCGAACAGAACCAGGTCGTATTCAATGTCGCCAAGGACGCTTCTAAGCCTGAAATCAAGGCTGCTGTTGAAGCTCTCTTCGGCGTCAAAGTCACGGCTGTGAACACGCTTATCCGCAAGGGTAAGACCCGTCGTTTCCGTGGGTTCGCCGGTAAGCTTAAAGACGTCAAGAAAGCCGTCGTTACGCTCGCCGAAGGTCAATCCATCGACGTGTCCACCGGACTCTAA
- the rplD gene encoding 50S ribosomal protein L4, giving the protein MELNVKTLEGKDAGKVSLSDEIFGLDPRQDILARMVRWQLAKKQQGTHKSKTRAEVSRTGAKMYKQKGTGRARHHSARAPQFRGGGKAHGPVVRSHAHDLPKKVRALALRHALSAKLKAEELIIIDQLVASEAKTKALLGSFATLGLTNALVIGGAELDGNFKLAAQNIPNVDVLPVQGINVYDILRRGKLVLSKAAVEALEERFK; this is encoded by the coding sequence ATGGAATTGAACGTCAAAACCCTCGAGGGAAAAGACGCCGGCAAGGTTTCCCTGTCGGACGAGATTTTCGGCCTCGACCCACGCCAGGACATTCTGGCCCGTATGGTTCGCTGGCAGCTTGCTAAGAAGCAGCAGGGAACCCACAAGTCCAAGACCCGTGCAGAAGTTTCCCGCACCGGTGCGAAGATGTACAAGCAGAAGGGTACGGGCCGCGCTCGTCACCATTCGGCTCGCGCTCCGCAGTTCCGCGGCGGCGGCAAGGCCCACGGCCCGGTCGTTCGTAGCCACGCTCATGACCTTCCGAAGAAGGTTCGTGCGCTTGCTCTGCGTCACGCCCTGTCTGCAAAGCTGAAGGCAGAAGAACTGATCATCATCGATCAGCTCGTTGCATCTGAAGCAAAGACCAAGGCCCTGCTCGGCAGCTTCGCTACGCTTGGCCTGACCAACGCTCTCGTTATCGGCGGCGCAGAACTTGATGGCAACTTCAAGCTCGCAGCTCAGAACATCCCGAACGTGGACGTTCTGCCGGTACAGGGCATCAATGTTTACGACATCCTGCGCCGTGGCAAGCTGGTGCTTTCCAAGGCTGCTGTAGAGGCTCTGGAGGAGCGGTTCAAATGA
- the rplP gene encoding 50S ribosomal protein L16: MLQPKRTKYRKQFKGRIKGVAKGGFDLAFGEFGLKSQEPNRVNAREIEAARRAITRYMKRAGRVWIRVFPDVPVTAKPTEVRMGKGKGSVDYWACKVKPGRMMFEIDGVSEEIAREALRLGAAKLSVKTRFVQRIAE, translated from the coding sequence ATGTTGCAGCCAAAGCGTACTAAGTACCGCAAGCAGTTCAAGGGACGCATCAAAGGCGTCGCTAAGGGCGGCTTTGACCTGGCATTCGGTGAATTCGGCTTGAAGTCGCAGGAACCGAACCGCGTGAATGCACGCGAGATCGAAGCGGCCCGCCGCGCGATCACGCGTTACATGAAGCGCGCAGGTCGTGTTTGGATCCGTGTGTTCCCTGACGTTCCGGTTACGGCTAAGCCGACCGAAGTTCGTATGGGTAAGGGCAAGGGTTCGGTCGATTACTGGGCATGCAAGGTCAAGCCCGGTCGTATGATGTTCGAGATCGACGGTGTGTCCGAGGAGATCGCCCGCGAGGCGCTTCGTCTCGGCGCTGCCAAGCTCTCGGTGAAGACGCGCTTCGTACAGCGCATCGCAGAGTAA
- the rpmC gene encoding 50S ribosomal protein L29 produces the protein MKAEDVRGLSADQLKDKLADLKKEQFNLRFQKATGQLEKSSRINEVRKDIARVKTIARQKAAEAKA, from the coding sequence ATGAAAGCCGAAGACGTTCGCGGCCTCAGCGCCGATCAGCTCAAGGACAAGCTCGCTGACCTGAAGAAGGAGCAGTTCAACCTGCGCTTCCAGAAGGCAACCGGCCAGCTGGAAAAGTCCTCGCGCATCAACGAAGTCCGTAAGGACATCGCCCGCGTCAAAACCATTGCCCGCCAGAAGGCGGCAGAAGCCAAGGCCTAA
- the rplE gene encoding 50S ribosomal protein L5, with translation MAETKYEPRLKAEYVSRIRGAMQEKFSYANVMMIPKIDKIVINMGVGEATADSKKPTVAAADLAAIAGQKPVVTRARNSIAGFKVREGMPIGAKVTLRGARMYEFLDRLVNIALPRVRDFRGLNPKSFDGRGNFAMGIKEHIVFPEINYDKVDQMWGMDIIVCTTATSDDEARALLTEFNFPFRH, from the coding sequence ATGGCTGAGACCAAGTACGAACCGCGTCTCAAGGCGGAATACGTTTCGCGTATCCGTGGCGCCATGCAGGAGAAGTTCTCCTACGCTAACGTTATGATGATCCCGAAGATCGACAAGATCGTCATCAACATGGGCGTTGGTGAAGCAACTGCTGACTCCAAGAAGCCTACGGTTGCTGCTGCTGATCTGGCCGCTATCGCTGGTCAGAAGCCGGTTGTTACCCGCGCTCGCAACTCCATCGCGGGCTTCAAGGTTCGCGAAGGCATGCCGATCGGTGCGAAGGTTACCCTTCGTGGCGCGCGCATGTACGAATTCCTTGATCGTCTGGTCAACATCGCGCTGCCGCGTGTTCGCGACTTCCGGGGCTTGAACCCGAAGAGCTTTGACGGCCGTGGCAACTTCGCCATGGGCATCAAGGAGCACATTGTGTTCCCTGAGATCAACTACGATAAGGTTGATCAGATGTGGGGCATGGACATCATCGTTTGCACGACGGCGACTTCGGACGACGAAGCACGGGCTCTTCTGACAGAGTTCAACTTCCCGTTCCGTCACTAA
- the rplC gene encoding 50S ribosomal protein L3: protein MRSGVIAQKVGMTRVYNDAGEHIPVTVLRLDNVQVVAQRTEDKNGYTAVQLGAGQSKVKNTTKALRGHFAAANVEPKAKLVEFRVSPENLIDIGASLTANHFQAGQLVDVTGTTIGKGFAGAMKRHNFGGGRASHGNSISHRAHGSTGSNQDPGRVWKGKRMAGHMGQTRVTTQNLEVVSTDEDRGLILVKGAVPGSKGSWIIVRDAVKSAAK, encoded by the coding sequence ATGCGTTCAGGTGTGATTGCACAGAAAGTGGGAATGACCCGCGTCTATAACGACGCTGGTGAGCATATTCCCGTAACAGTTCTGCGTCTGGATAACGTACAAGTCGTTGCCCAGCGCACGGAAGACAAGAATGGCTATACCGCAGTTCAGCTCGGTGCAGGCCAGTCCAAGGTCAAAAATACAACGAAGGCGCTCCGCGGCCATTTCGCTGCTGCCAACGTTGAGCCGAAAGCAAAGCTCGTCGAGTTCCGGGTTTCCCCCGAGAACCTGATCGACATCGGTGCATCACTGACCGCAAATCATTTTCAGGCCGGCCAGCTGGTCGACGTCACTGGTACGACGATCGGTAAGGGTTTCGCCGGTGCGATGAAGCGCCACAACTTCGGTGGTGGCCGCGCTTCGCACGGTAACTCGATCTCGCACCGTGCACACGGTTCGACCGGTTCCAACCAGGATCCGGGCCGCGTCTGGAAGGGCAAGCGCATGGCTGGTCACATGGGCCAGACGCGCGTTACGACCCAGAACCTCGAAGTCGTTTCCACCGACGAAGACCGTGGTCTCATCCTCGTGAAGGGTGCAGTTCCCGGTTCCAAGGGTTCCTGGATCATCGTCCGCGACGCCGTCAAGTCGGCTGCGAAGTAA
- the fusA gene encoding elongation factor G codes for MAREYKIEDYRNFGIMAHIDAGKTTTTERILYYTGKSHKIGEVHDGAATMDWMEQEQERGITITSAATTTFWKGRDGKMRRFNIIDTPGHVDFTIEVERSLRVLDGAIALLDANAGVEPQTETVWRQAEKYNVPRMIFCNKMDKTGADFYRSVEMIKTRLGAIAVVMQLPIGAETEFKGVIDLIEMNALIWRDESLGAQWDVVEIPEDMKAKAEEYREKLIETVVEIDEEAMEAYLNGDMPDNDKIRELVRRGTIDVKFHPMFCGTAFKNKGVQPLLDAVVDYLPSPLDIPAIKGIDFKTEAEIERHADDSEPLSMLAFKIMNDPFVGSLTFARIYSGKLEKGTSVINTVKDKRERVGRMLQMHSNSREDIEEAFAGDIVALAGLKETTTGDTLCDPLKPVILERMEFPEPVIQIAIEPKTKGDQEKMGLALNRLAAEDPSFRVKTDDESGQTIIAGMGELHLDILVDRMRREFKVEATVGAPQVAYRETITKAHEEDYTHKKQSGGTGQFARVKILFEPNPEGEDFKFESKIVGGAVPKEYIPGVQKGIESVLSSGPLAGFPMLGVKATLFDGAFHDVDSSVLAFEIASRACFREAAKKAGAQLLEPMMKVEVVTPEDYVGDVIGDLNSRRGQIQGQESRGIAVVINAHVPLANMFKYVDNLRSMSQGRAQYSMTFDHYSPVPSNVAAEIQAKYSGQK; via the coding sequence ATGGCTCGCGAATATAAAATCGAAGACTACCGCAATTTCGGTATCATGGCGCATATCGACGCCGGCAAGACGACGACCACCGAGCGTATTCTTTATTACACCGGTAAGTCGCACAAGATCGGCGAAGTTCACGATGGCGCAGCCACGATGGACTGGATGGAGCAGGAGCAGGAGCGTGGTATCACCATCACCTCCGCTGCCACGACGACCTTCTGGAAGGGTCGCGATGGCAAGATGCGCCGTTTCAACATCATCGACACCCCCGGCCACGTCGACTTCACGATTGAAGTTGAACGTTCGCTGCGCGTTCTCGACGGTGCGATCGCTCTTCTCGACGCCAACGCCGGTGTTGAGCCGCAGACGGAAACCGTCTGGCGTCAGGCTGAGAAGTACAACGTTCCGCGTATGATCTTCTGCAACAAGATGGACAAGACCGGTGCTGACTTCTACCGCTCGGTAGAAATGATCAAGACCCGTCTCGGCGCTATTGCAGTTGTCATGCAGCTCCCGATCGGTGCAGAAACCGAATTCAAGGGCGTCATCGATCTGATCGAGATGAATGCACTCATCTGGCGTGACGAATCGCTCGGCGCTCAGTGGGATGTCGTTGAAATCCCGGAAGACATGAAGGCCAAGGCTGAAGAATATCGCGAAAAGCTGATCGAGACTGTTGTCGAGATCGACGAAGAAGCGATGGAAGCCTACCTGAACGGCGACATGCCAGACAACGACAAGATTCGCGAACTCGTTCGTCGCGGCACCATCGACGTGAAGTTCCACCCGATGTTCTGCGGCACCGCGTTCAAGAACAAGGGCGTTCAGCCGCTTCTCGACGCTGTTGTCGACTACCTGCCTTCTCCGCTGGACATTCCGGCGATCAAGGGTATCGACTTCAAGACGGAAGCCGAAATCGAGCGTCACGCTGACGATTCCGAGCCGCTTTCCATGCTCGCGTTCAAGATCATGAACGACCCATTCGTCGGTTCGCTGACCTTCGCACGTATCTACTCGGGCAAGCTCGAAAAGGGTACGTCTGTCATCAACACGGTCAAGGACAAGCGCGAGCGCGTCGGCCGTATGCTGCAGATGCACTCCAACTCGCGTGAAGACATCGAAGAAGCCTTCGCTGGCGACATCGTTGCTCTGGCTGGCCTCAAGGAAACCACCACTGGCGATACGCTCTGCGATCCGCTGAAGCCGGTTATCCTCGAGCGCATGGAATTCCCTGAGCCGGTCATCCAGATCGCTATCGAGCCGAAGACCAAGGGCGACCAGGAAAAGATGGGCCTCGCGCTTAACCGCCTTGCTGCTGAAGATCCTTCGTTCCGCGTCAAGACAGACGATGAATCCGGTCAGACGATCATTGCCGGCATGGGCGAACTTCACCTCGACATTCTCGTTGACCGTATGCGTCGCGAGTTCAAGGTTGAAGCTACCGTTGGTGCTCCGCAGGTTGCTTACCGCGAAACCATCACCAAGGCGCACGAAGAAGACTACACGCACAAGAAGCAGTCCGGTGGTACCGGTCAGTTCGCTCGCGTGAAGATCCTGTTCGAACCGAACCCAGAAGGCGAAGACTTCAAGTTCGAGTCGAAGATCGTCGGTGGTGCTGTTCCGAAGGAATACATCCCAGGCGTTCAGAAGGGTATCGAAAGCGTTCTGTCTTCCGGTCCTCTGGCTGGCTTCCCGATGCTCGGCGTCAAGGCAACCCTGTTCGACGGCGCATTCCACGATGTCGACTCGTCGGTTCTGGCGTTCGAAATCGCATCGCGTGCCTGCTTCCGTGAAGCAGCAAAGAAGGCTGGTGCACAGCTTCTCGAGCCGATGATGAAGGTTGAAGTCGTTACCCCTGAAGATTACGTCGGTGACGTGATCGGCGATCTGAACTCGCGTCGCGGTCAGATCCAGGGTCAGGAAAGCCGTGGTATTGCCGTTGTTATCAACGCGCACGTTCCGCTGGCCAACATGTTCAAGTACGTCGACAACCTGCGTTCCATGTCTCAGGGTCGTGCACAGTACTCGATGACGTTCGATCACTATTCGCCGGTTCCAAGCAACGTTGCTGCTGAAATCCAGGCAAAGTACTCCGGTCAGAAGTGA
- the rpsG gene encoding 30S ribosomal protein S7 translates to MSRRHSAEKREINPDPKFGDLVVTKFMNAIMLHGKKSVAESIVYGAFDVVQGKTKQEPLGVFHSALDNVAPHVEVRSRRVGGATYQVPVDVRPERRQALAIRWLIAAARKRNETTMVDRLSGELMDAANNRGSAVKKREDTHKMADANRAFSHYRW, encoded by the coding sequence ATGTCCCGTCGCCATAGTGCAGAAAAGCGTGAGATCAACCCGGACCCGAAGTTCGGCGATCTGGTCGTCACCAAGTTCATGAATGCCATCATGCTTCATGGCAAGAAGTCCGTTGCTGAAAGCATCGTTTACGGCGCGTTCGACGTCGTTCAGGGCAAGACGAAGCAGGAGCCGCTCGGCGTGTTCCACTCCGCGCTCGATAACGTTGCTCCGCACGTTGAAGTCCGTTCGCGCCGCGTTGGTGGTGCAACGTACCAGGTTCCGGTCGACGTTCGTCCTGAGCGCCGCCAGGCTCTTGCTATCCGCTGGCTGATCGCTGCTGCGCGCAAGCGCAACGAAACGACCATGGTCGATCGCCTTTCCGGCGAACTCATGGACGCTGCGAACAACCGCGGTTCCGCTGTCAAGAAGCGCGAAGACACGCACAAGATGGCTGACGCCAACCGCGCATTCTCGCATTACCGCTGGTAA
- the rplX gene encoding 50S ribosomal protein L24 → MQKIRKGDKVVVLTGKDKGRTGEVIQVLPKEDRAVVSGVNMVKRHQRQTQSQEAGIINKEASLHISNIAIADKDGKPTRVGFKVVEGKKVRVAKRSGEVIDG, encoded by the coding sequence ATGCAGAAAATTCGTAAAGGCGACAAGGTTGTCGTATTGACCGGTAAGGACAAGGGCCGCACCGGTGAAGTAATCCAGGTTTTGCCGAAGGAAGACCGGGCTGTCGTGAGTGGCGTTAATATGGTGAAGCGTCACCAGCGCCAGACCCAGAGCCAGGAAGCCGGCATCATCAACAAGGAAGCATCCTTGCACATCTCCAACATTGCCATTGCCGATAAGGATGGCAAGCCGACTCGCGTTGGCTTCAAGGTTGTAGAAGGCAAGAAGGTCCGTGTGGCCAAGCGTTCGGGAGAAGTCATCGATGGCTGA
- the rpsS gene encoding 30S ribosomal protein S19 encodes MARSVWKGPFVDGYLLKKAEKVREGGRNEVIKIWSRRSTILPQFVGLTFGVYNGSKHVPVSVNEDMVGHKFGEFSPTRTYYGHGADKKAKRK; translated from the coding sequence ATGGCTCGTTCAGTATGGAAAGGTCCGTTTGTTGACGGCTATCTTCTCAAGAAAGCTGAGAAGGTGCGCGAAGGCGGACGTAACGAAGTAATCAAGATCTGGAGCCGTCGCTCCACGATCCTGCCGCAGTTCGTCGGTCTGACTTTCGGCGTATACAACGGCAGCAAGCATGTGCCCGTCTCTGTCAACGAAGACATGGTCGGCCACAAGTTCGGTGAATTCTCTCCGACCCGTACCTATTACGGTCACGGCGCGGACAAGAAGGCAAAGAGGAAGTAA
- the rpsC gene encoding 30S ribosomal protein S3, with protein MGQKINPIGFRLGINRTWDSRWYADTAEYGKLLHEDLAIRAYLVKELKQAGIAKVVIERPHKKCRVTIHSARPGLIIGKKGADIEKLRKKLSEMTNSETHLNIVEVRKPEVDATLVAQSIAQQLERRVAFRRAMKRAVQSAMRLGAEGIKITCGGRLGGAEIARTEWYREGRVPLHTLRADIDYGTAEAETAFGICGIKVWIFKGEILEHDPMASERRALEGDAQGPASRERGDRSDRRRENA; from the coding sequence ATGGGTCAGAAAATCAATCCAATCGGCTTCCGCCTCGGCATCAACCGTACCTGGGACAGCCGCTGGTACGCTGACACCGCTGAATACGGCAAGCTGCTGCACGAAGACCTTGCTATCCGGGCTTACCTGGTCAAGGAACTCAAGCAGGCTGGTATTGCCAAGGTTGTCATCGAGCGCCCGCACAAGAAGTGCCGCGTGACCATTCACTCGGCTCGTCCGGGTCTGATCATCGGCAAGAAGGGTGCAGACATCGAAAAGCTTCGCAAGAAGCTTTCCGAGATGACCAACTCCGAAACGCACCTCAACATCGTTGAAGTGCGTAAGCCGGAAGTCGACGCAACCCTCGTTGCACAGTCGATCGCCCAGCAGCTCGAACGCCGCGTGGCTTTCCGCCGTGCGATGAAGCGCGCTGTTCAGTCCGCAATGCGTCTTGGCGCCGAAGGCATCAAGATCACCTGCGGTGGTCGTCTCGGTGGTGCCGAAATCGCTCGTACCGAATGGTACCGCGAAGGCCGCGTTCCGCTCCACACGCTGCGTGCGGACATCGACTACGGTACGGCTGAAGCCGAAACCGCATTCGGTATCTGCGGCATCAAGGTCTGGATCTTCAAGGGCGAAATCCTTGAGCACGATCCGATGGCTTCCGAGCGTCGTGCGCTCGAAGGCGATGCCCAGGGTCCGGCAAGCCGCGAGCGTGGCGATCGTTCCGATCGTCGTCGCGAAAACGCTTGA